From one Magnetococcales bacterium genomic stretch:
- a CDS encoding HU family DNA-binding protein — MNKTELVEAVAAETELTKVQAAASVEAVLNAIQDALKNGDQVGLVGFGTFSVTERAARMGRNPRTGKEIEIPAAKLPKFRPGKGLKDAVAIKEKPKAKAKSKKKKK; from the coding sequence TTGAACAAAACCGAACTCGTCGAGGCTGTTGCTGCGGAGACCGAATTAACCAAGGTACAGGCCGCCGCATCTGTTGAAGCCGTGCTCAATGCCATCCAGGACGCCCTGAAAAATGGAGATCAGGTTGGGCTGGTAGGTTTCGGGACATTTTCAGTCACCGAGCGAGCCGCCCGTATGGGACGCAATCCCCGTACCGGTAAAGAGATCGAAATTCCTGCAGCCAAGCTGCCGAAATTTCGTCCAGGCAAGGGACTCAAGGATGCCGTAGCGATCAAGGAAAAGCCGAAAGCCAAGGCTAAGTCCAAGAAGAAGAAAAAGTAA
- a CDS encoding carboxylate--amine ligase — protein MQITGMKWGAKLLQYVDFPTAEVLGPEASPEEIQGLIDKYGGVLVKPIFKGGIGKKGKAGLLGIAKDVRTALKEKERLYFAEHQHGNAYAKAEGVTFESFIDAEHEIYVSITDNTNFRAPTLTITHHGGMDIEELPPTKIATVPFDPLTGLKGFIVSNALNQLKAPNEIISPLVQNISKLWDLFQNYGMTTLELNPIRMSRNAKGRLVPVACDFKCAFDTDDRNAARLHLPADVDGDELSDYELEVNQLRTYQGQSDVYVVNDTGTITAMTFGGGANALVTELLGDTATISSDFGGNPPYEKMKEISRITYKYWLKQTNVLFLIGGKANNTDIYETFRAMADALREHFGSHGPTPIFVVVGRGGPNLVRGLGYLQDTLDSLGLPYNMFGYDSAMSEVVNFAKDVDEWMAGGGRQAIAKKLGIK, from the coding sequence ATGCAGATTACAGGAATGAAATGGGGGGCCAAGCTTCTGCAGTATGTTGATTTTCCCACCGCTGAAGTGTTGGGTCCGGAAGCTTCCCCTGAGGAGATTCAGGGCCTGATCGACAAGTACGGAGGTGTACTTGTCAAGCCTATCTTCAAAGGGGGAATCGGCAAGAAGGGTAAGGCCGGTTTGTTGGGTATCGCCAAAGATGTACGCACTGCACTCAAAGAAAAAGAGCGCCTCTATTTTGCCGAGCACCAGCACGGCAACGCCTACGCCAAGGCTGAAGGGGTCACCTTCGAAAGCTTTATCGATGCGGAGCACGAAATCTATGTCTCCATCACCGATAATACCAACTTTCGTGCGCCTACCCTGACCATTACCCATCACGGTGGGATGGACATCGAAGAGCTTCCTCCTACCAAGATAGCGACTGTTCCTTTCGATCCGCTGACCGGTCTCAAAGGATTCATCGTCTCCAACGCCCTCAATCAACTCAAGGCACCCAACGAGATTATCAGCCCCCTGGTTCAGAACATTTCCAAGCTGTGGGATCTGTTCCAGAACTACGGCATGACCACGCTGGAGCTGAACCCCATCCGTATGAGCCGCAATGCCAAAGGGCGTCTGGTCCCGGTGGCTTGTGACTTCAAGTGTGCCTTTGACACCGATGATCGCAACGCCGCCAGGCTGCATCTGCCTGCGGATGTGGATGGCGACGAACTTTCCGATTATGAGCTGGAAGTGAACCAGCTGCGCACCTACCAGGGGCAGTCGGATGTGTATGTGGTCAACGACACCGGCACCATCACCGCCATGACTTTTGGTGGGGGAGCCAACGCTCTTGTGACCGAGTTGTTGGGTGACACGGCAACCATCTCTTCGGACTTTGGCGGCAACCCGCCCTACGAAAAGATGAAAGAGATCAGCCGGATTACCTATAAATATTGGCTCAAGCAGACCAACGTCCTGTTCCTGATTGGGGGCAAGGCCAACAATACCGACATCTACGAAACCTTCCGCGCCATGGCAGACGCCCTGCGGGAGCATTTCGGCAGCCACGGTCCTACACCGATCTTTGTGGTGGTGGGACGAGGCGGTCCCAACCTGGTTCGAGGCCTGGGCTATCTTCAGGATACCCTCGATTCCCTGGGGCTTCCCTACAACATGTTCGGCTACGACTCGGCCATGAGCGAGGTGGTTAACTTCGCCAAGGATGTGGACGAGTGGATGGCCGGTGGCGGCCGACAGGCCATTGCCAAAAAACTGGGGATCAAATAA
- a CDS encoding CoA-binding protein — protein MHARGVDEFPYFVGVRSLADIATKDDKVCVLNILGGESRTVTPTSHAFSGGNIVCGTMPGRSGSVMKTSKGNIPVYNNVLEALEAGHKFNVAVVYVPPSGVKDAVIEAVRVNPELKKIIILTEKVKVKHSRIIRQYCQWRGVDVFGANCLGVADAHNRIRLGGALGGNSPEESLVPGSIALYSNSGNFTTTIATYLLTQGWGTTVSVSSGKDVYIHYAAPEFTYGLHNDDRSKAAVMYIEPGGYYERDLEFEKPVVACIVGRWKAKLTRSCGHAGAVAGSGDDAAAKEGWFLEKFGVKGIFTPDAPICSAKGAVVTNISHIPQAMTAVMMMNGIKPDFEPRGNLEPKCWFSGNAGLDLPDNLKLPLTEAIAPYNEQIAGLKKQVGTIFPRQTMKDCSGASRMDPKTQVSQIHGLSILDASTHTFEANLVQSLIREYPDENGEALANVALNAFINQSGTPGLAAADAAREAGSSPNAALSTAIGIIGPKEVKPAQDVVQALIDLFGQTDLEDPAATDFDTTPMVEEAAGGALKELLVVEKKGGKRGKTMLAAIEARGSKSVFVEFLKALAEKTGGAVRDHAVLGAITAHLGWKPLQRKRLSVITLVNMPWHFRIFSTLVGAAVSAELQPDKKSFSGVDVGELAQSWSFTETAFLALLGRRPTEDELFSFSVLLGLIITNGPGTISAQGAKGAVSADGPEVPSRVQVNKGYLGFLTHTGFAHGGNGFEAIAFLVERFKDTGLTDPTDKGHGLNLNAIALNYAKEYFAYKVKAKADGQLNYAKIPCINHPVFKGQDVNFDPREVFVGELFKKRGDYNVFQDFYQKLVHALFKAKVSKNVYCVNVDAVIAVILLKILWKPYSEGKISDSSMENAAFTTFLFGRMIGSAAEIDDHTNRGRNMDTRSKASACSFVG, from the coding sequence ATGCACGCCCGGGGGGTGGATGAGTTTCCCTATTTTGTCGGGGTCCGCTCTCTGGCCGATATCGCCACCAAGGACGACAAGGTGTGCGTGCTCAACATTCTGGGCGGGGAGAGTCGTACCGTTACTCCCACCAGTCACGCTTTTTCAGGTGGTAACATTGTCTGTGGAACCATGCCGGGGCGTTCCGGATCGGTGATGAAAACCTCAAAGGGGAACATTCCGGTCTACAATAACGTGCTGGAGGCCCTGGAAGCGGGTCACAAGTTTAATGTGGCCGTGGTCTATGTACCCCCTTCGGGTGTGAAGGATGCGGTGATTGAAGCGGTCCGGGTCAATCCCGAACTCAAAAAAATCATCATCCTCACCGAAAAAGTGAAGGTCAAACACTCCCGGATCATCCGTCAATATTGTCAGTGGCGGGGTGTGGATGTGTTTGGTGCCAACTGCCTGGGTGTGGCAGATGCCCACAACCGAATCCGCCTCGGTGGTGCACTGGGTGGTAACTCCCCGGAAGAGTCCCTGGTACCGGGTTCCATTGCGCTTTATTCCAACTCCGGAAACTTTACCACTACCATTGCCACCTATCTCCTGACCCAAGGGTGGGGCACCACGGTGTCGGTCTCCTCGGGTAAGGATGTCTACATCCACTATGCTGCTCCCGAGTTTACCTACGGGCTCCATAATGACGACCGCTCCAAGGCCGCCGTGATGTACATTGAGCCGGGCGGATATTACGAGCGGGATCTGGAATTTGAAAAGCCGGTAGTGGCTTGTATCGTTGGGCGCTGGAAGGCCAAACTGACCCGCTCCTGTGGTCATGCCGGTGCGGTAGCAGGTAGTGGTGATGATGCTGCCGCCAAGGAAGGGTGGTTTCTGGAAAAATTTGGCGTCAAGGGGATCTTTACCCCGGATGCCCCCATCTGCTCTGCGAAGGGCGCGGTGGTAACCAACATTTCCCATATTCCCCAAGCCATGACAGCCGTCATGATGATGAACGGCATCAAGCCGGACTTCGAGCCCCGGGGTAATCTGGAGCCCAAATGCTGGTTTTCCGGTAACGCCGGTCTGGATCTTCCCGACAATCTGAAGCTCCCTCTGACGGAAGCGATCGCGCCCTATAACGAACAGATTGCGGGTCTTAAGAAACAGGTGGGTACCATCTTCCCCCGCCAAACCATGAAGGATTGTTCGGGGGCTTCCCGGATGGATCCAAAGACTCAGGTGAGTCAGATCCATGGCCTCTCCATCCTGGATGCCTCTACCCACACCTTCGAGGCAAACCTGGTTCAGTCTCTGATTCGGGAATATCCCGATGAGAACGGCGAGGCTCTGGCCAACGTCGCTCTTAACGCCTTTATCAATCAGAGCGGTACGCCCGGTTTGGCAGCAGCAGATGCCGCGAGGGAAGCGGGCAGCAGCCCCAACGCAGCACTCTCCACGGCGATCGGTATCATTGGCCCCAAGGAGGTCAAGCCAGCTCAAGATGTGGTTCAGGCCCTGATCGACCTGTTCGGACAGACCGATCTGGAAGATCCGGCAGCGACCGACTTTGATACCACACCCATGGTAGAAGAGGCTGCTGGTGGAGCACTCAAAGAGCTTCTGGTGGTTGAGAAAAAGGGCGGCAAGCGGGGCAAGACCATGCTGGCTGCCATCGAGGCTCGGGGTAGCAAGTCGGTCTTCGTGGAGTTTTTGAAGGCCTTGGCCGAAAAGACCGGCGGTGCCGTCCGGGATCATGCGGTATTGGGTGCCATAACCGCTCACCTGGGTTGGAAACCTCTACAGCGTAAGCGACTTTCGGTGATCACCCTGGTTAATATGCCTTGGCATTTTCGCATCTTCAGCACCCTGGTTGGTGCTGCGGTCAGCGCTGAACTGCAGCCGGACAAGAAATCCTTTTCCGGAGTGGACGTGGGTGAGCTGGCCCAATCCTGGAGCTTCACCGAAACCGCCTTCCTGGCTCTTTTGGGACGGCGTCCCACAGAAGATGAGCTGTTCTCTTTTTCCGTGCTGTTGGGTCTCATCATCACCAACGGTCCCGGTACCATCTCTGCACAAGGGGCCAAGGGTGCGGTGAGTGCCGACGGTCCTGAGGTGCCTTCGAGAGTTCAGGTCAACAAGGGCTATCTCGGCTTCCTGACCCACACTGGATTTGCCCACGGTGGCAACGGCTTCGAAGCGATTGCCTTCCTGGTAGAGCGCTTCAAGGATACTGGCCTGACCGATCCCACTGACAAGGGGCATGGTTTGAATTTGAACGCCATTGCTCTGAATTATGCCAAGGAATATTTCGCCTACAAGGTGAAGGCCAAGGCGGATGGGCAGCTGAACTATGCCAAGATTCCCTGCATCAACCACCCGGTGTTCAAGGGTCAGGATGTCAACTTTGACCCTCGGGAAGTTTTTGTTGGGGAGCTCTTCAAAAAGCGGGGCGACTACAACGTTTTCCAGGACTTCTACCAAAAGTTGGTCCACGCGCTCTTCAAGGCCAAGGTGAGCAAGAACGTCTACTGCGTCAACGTTGATGCGGTGATCGCCGTCATTCTGCTGAAAATTCTCTGGAAGCCTTACAGTGAAGGGAAGATCAGTGACAGCTCCATGGAGAATGCCGCTTTCACCACCTTCCTCTTTGGTCGTATGATCGGCAGCGCCGCAGAGATTGATGATCACACCAACCGGGGTCGCAACATGGACACCCGCTCCAAGGCCAGCGCCTGCAGCTTTGTTGGCTGA
- the ndhC gene encoding NADH-quinone oxidoreductase subunit A encodes MLENYFPILVFLFLAVGMSVFMLGGSYFLGVKRPYLKKRDQYECGFEPIGSIRIRFDVRFYLIAILFIVFDIEAAFLFPWAMAFFDIGFIGFIEMILFLAMLLVGYVYAWKKGALEWE; translated from the coding sequence ATGCTTGAAAACTATTTCCCGATCCTGGTTTTTCTGTTTCTCGCTGTTGGCATGTCCGTTTTCATGCTTGGCGGCTCATATTTCCTTGGCGTCAAGCGTCCCTACCTTAAAAAGCGTGATCAGTACGAGTGTGGATTCGAACCCATCGGTTCCATTCGCATTCGCTTCGACGTTCGCTTTTACTTGATTGCCATTCTCTTCATCGTCTTCGACATAGAAGCGGCCTTTTTGTTCCCATGGGCCATGGCTTTTTTTGATATCGGTTTCATCGGCTTTATCGAGATGATTCTCTTTCTGGCCATGCTCCTGGTGGGTTATGTGTATGCATGGAAAAAGGGAGCATTGGAATGGGAATGA
- a CDS encoding NADH-quinone oxidoreductase subunit B, whose protein sequence is MIEEVRTEVADRGFMLTSADTLINWARTSSMWPMTFGLACCAVEMMQAGASRYDLDRFGIVFRGSPRQSDVMIVAGTLTYKMAPVLRKLYDQMPEPRWVISMGSCANGGGYYHYGYSTVRGCDRIVPVDVFIPGCPPTAEAFLYGVLQLHRKIQREATLYSGWKESK, encoded by the coding sequence ATGATCGAGGAGGTTCGCACCGAAGTGGCGGACCGGGGCTTTATGCTCACCTCTGCCGACACACTCATCAACTGGGCACGCACCTCTTCCATGTGGCCTATGACTTTCGGTCTGGCCTGCTGTGCGGTAGAGATGATGCAGGCCGGGGCCAGCCGTTACGATTTGGATCGTTTCGGTATCGTCTTTCGGGGCAGCCCCAGGCAGTCGGATGTGATGATTGTCGCCGGTACCCTCACCTATAAGATGGCTCCGGTACTGCGCAAGCTTTATGACCAGATGCCTGAACCCCGATGGGTGATCTCCATGGGTTCGTGTGCCAACGGCGGTGGCTACTATCATTATGGCTACTCCACGGTTCGCGGCTGTGACCGGATCGTCCCGGTGGATGTCTTTATCCCTGGCTGTCCACCCACGGCAGAGGCCTTTCTTTACGGAGTCCTGCAACTGCACCGCAAGATTCAGCGGGAAGCCACCCTCTATTCTGGTTGGAAGGAGTCGAAATGA
- a CDS encoding NADH-quinone oxidoreductase subunit C: MSSARLDKLESRVKETFAGCTLERLGDALVLRVEAADLLTTMTRLRDEDELDFKMLVDIAGVHYPERQKPLEVVYQLLSVYSNHRLRIKVALAEGEIIPSVIEIWSVADWYERELYDMFGIPVSGHPDLRRILTDYDFEGHPLRKDFPVTGLYEMRYDENLGRVVQEPLQLTADNVTRDNREYYGKKRRRR, encoded by the coding sequence ATGAGTTCGGCTCGACTCGACAAACTGGAATCCCGGGTCAAGGAGACCTTTGCCGGTTGCACACTGGAACGACTGGGCGATGCCCTGGTTCTTCGGGTTGAAGCGGCTGATCTCCTCACGACGATGACCCGCCTCAGAGATGAGGATGAGCTTGATTTTAAAATGTTGGTGGATATCGCTGGCGTGCACTATCCAGAGCGGCAAAAACCTCTGGAGGTGGTCTACCAGCTGCTATCGGTCTACTCAAATCACCGTTTGCGTATCAAGGTCGCTCTGGCTGAAGGTGAAATCATCCCTTCGGTTATTGAGATCTGGAGTGTGGCGGACTGGTATGAGCGTGAGCTTTACGACATGTTCGGTATACCGGTAAGCGGACACCCTGACCTGCGTCGGATTTTGACTGATTACGACTTTGAAGGTCATCCGCTACGCAAGGATTTCCCAGTCACTGGCTTGTATGAGATGCGCTACGACGAAAATCTCGGGCGGGTCGTGCAGGAACCCCTGCAGCTCACCGCTGATAATGTGACCCGGGACAATCGGGAATATTACGGTAAAAAACGTCGGCGTCGTTAA
- a CDS encoding NADH-quinone oxidoreductase subunit D, translating into MSERKQFENYTVNFGPQHPAAHGVLRLLLELDGEVVERADPHIGFLHRGTEKLLEHKTYLQGTPYFDRLDYMSMMSEEYSWVIAVERLLEIEAPERAQYIRVIFAELTRILNHLLFLAAHGLDVGAMTMFIYCFREREEIIDMYEAVSGARIHAAYFRPGGVAKDLPDGLAEKIRAFTETFPSRIDEYETLLTDNRIWKQRLVDIGIVSPEKALDLGFTGPMLRGSGIAFDLRRAEPYDAYDKIEFDIPVGKNGDSYDRYLVRVEEMRQSNRIIRQCLDQMKDGPVRHEDFKISPPYREKMKEGMEDMIHHFKLFSQGFTVPAGEVYAATETPKGELGVYIISHGGNKPYRVKIRAAGYPHLHAMKYMTKGHMLADVTTIVGTVDIVFGEIDR; encoded by the coding sequence ATGTCGGAACGCAAACAATTCGAAAACTACACCGTCAACTTCGGGCCTCAACACCCGGCGGCTCATGGTGTGTTGCGTCTGCTCTTGGAGTTGGACGGCGAGGTTGTGGAGCGGGCCGACCCCCATATCGGTTTTTTGCATCGGGGCACTGAAAAGCTTCTGGAGCATAAGACCTATCTCCAGGGAACCCCTTATTTTGACCGTCTGGACTACATGTCCATGATGAGTGAAGAATATTCCTGGGTGATTGCCGTTGAGCGTCTTCTGGAGATCGAAGCGCCTGAGCGGGCACAATATATCCGCGTTATTTTTGCAGAACTGACCCGGATTCTCAATCACCTGCTCTTCCTGGCGGCCCATGGTCTGGATGTCGGTGCCATGACCATGTTTATCTACTGCTTCCGGGAGCGGGAAGAGATCATCGACATGTATGAAGCGGTCTCCGGTGCCCGGATTCACGCGGCTTACTTTCGTCCCGGTGGGGTGGCCAAGGATCTTCCTGACGGTCTTGCGGAAAAAATTCGTGCTTTCACCGAGACCTTTCCCAGCCGAATTGATGAATACGAAACCCTGCTCACCGACAACCGCATCTGGAAACAGCGGCTGGTGGATATCGGAATCGTATCCCCGGAAAAGGCTCTGGATCTGGGTTTTACCGGACCGATGCTGCGGGGGTCGGGTATCGCCTTTGATCTACGTCGGGCGGAGCCCTACGACGCTTACGACAAAATCGAGTTTGATATTCCCGTCGGCAAGAATGGCGATAGTTATGATCGCTATCTGGTACGGGTTGAAGAGATGCGGCAATCCAATCGGATTATCCGCCAGTGTCTTGACCAGATGAAAGATGGCCCGGTCAGGCACGAAGATTTCAAAATTTCGCCACCTTATCGGGAAAAGATGAAGGAAGGGATGGAAGATATGATCCATCACTTCAAACTCTTTTCCCAAGGCTTTACCGTACCGGCTGGGGAAGTTTATGCCGCGACGGAAACGCCCAAAGGGGAATTGGGGGTTTATATCATCTCCCACGGCGGGAACAAACCCTATCGGGTCAAAATCAGGGCAGCTGGGTATCCTCATCTCCACGCCATGAAATATATGACCAAGGGCCATATGCTTGCGGATGTGACGACCATTGTCGGCACAGTCGACATCGTGTTCGGTGAGATCGACCGTTAA
- the nuoE gene encoding NADH-quinone oxidoreductase subunit NuoE — protein MSELQQDQRSEKPRFSPEARQEIEGIYKRYPEAYRQSAVMPILHLAQREFGGWLSPEVLAYIAEYMDIPAMRVYEVATFYTMYNLKPVGKYHVQVCTNISCWLCGSDMVMGSLAEKLKVKGGETSEDGRFTLTEVECLGACVNAPMMQINDDYYEDLTPEKVAEAIDRLP, from the coding sequence ATGAGCGAATTGCAACAAGATCAAAGAAGCGAAAAGCCCCGGTTCTCCCCGGAGGCCCGTCAAGAGATCGAAGGGATCTATAAACGGTACCCCGAGGCGTATCGCCAATCCGCAGTGATGCCAATTCTGCATCTGGCACAGCGGGAATTTGGTGGCTGGCTTTCACCTGAAGTTTTGGCCTACATTGCGGAATATATGGACATTCCGGCCATGCGGGTCTATGAGGTGGCGACCTTCTACACCATGTACAATCTGAAACCCGTAGGGAAATACCACGTGCAGGTATGCACCAATATTTCCTGTTGGCTGTGCGGTTCAGACATGGTGATGGGCTCTCTTGCTGAAAAGCTCAAGGTCAAGGGCGGCGAAACCAGTGAAGATGGTCGTTTTACATTGACCGAGGTGGAGTGTCTTGGGGCCTGTGTGAATGCCCCGATGATGCAGATCAACGATGATTATTACGAAGATCTGACGCCTGAAAAAGTAGCGGAAGCGATTGACCGGCTACCCTGA
- the nuoF gene encoding NADH-quinone oxidoreductase subunit NuoF: MSQTSTIKVVYKNIHLENSHTLAVAEAQGTYSTAAKVLAMSRQEVIDEVKKSGIRGRGGAGFPAGLKWSFIPQDDPRPKYLICNADEGEPGTCKDREILRHDPHLLIEGMIIAAYAVGAERGYIYIRGEFVREAERLQSAIDEAYQAGHLGDNIQGKGIRFELNVHRGAGAYVCGEETGLIESLEGKKGQPRLKPPFPANIGLWGCPTVINNVETLTSIPDILANGGEWYAGLGVAKSSGTKLFSISGHVNKPGVHEVELGIPLKTLLNDYAGGVRGGWENLKGVIPGGSSTPILTADICAEVTMDYDGLAKAGSMMGAGSVIVLDKSVCIVRAIARLSRFYRHESCGQCTPCREGTGWLAQTMERIESGRGTHQDIDLLLDVCVNIQGKTICALGDAAAMPVVGAIKAFRDEFVHHVEHGRCMVG, translated from the coding sequence ATGAGCCAAACCTCGACCATCAAGGTCGTCTATAAGAATATTCACCTGGAAAACAGCCACACGCTTGCTGTGGCTGAAGCCCAGGGAACCTATTCGACTGCTGCCAAGGTACTCGCCATGAGTCGCCAGGAAGTCATCGATGAGGTCAAGAAGTCCGGAATCCGTGGGCGGGGTGGTGCTGGGTTTCCAGCGGGGCTCAAATGGTCTTTTATTCCCCAGGATGATCCAAGGCCCAAATATCTGATTTGTAATGCCGACGAAGGTGAACCCGGCACCTGTAAGGATCGGGAAATTCTTCGGCACGATCCCCACCTGCTGATTGAGGGGATGATCATCGCCGCTTACGCGGTAGGAGCTGAACGGGGCTATATCTACATCCGTGGCGAGTTTGTTCGTGAGGCTGAACGCCTCCAGTCTGCGATAGACGAAGCCTATCAGGCAGGCCACCTGGGTGACAATATTCAGGGCAAGGGCATTCGATTCGAACTGAACGTTCATCGGGGAGCTGGTGCCTATGTCTGCGGTGAGGAAACCGGGCTGATCGAGTCCTTGGAAGGCAAAAAGGGCCAACCCCGCCTTAAACCACCGTTTCCAGCCAATATCGGACTCTGGGGCTGTCCCACGGTTATCAACAACGTGGAGACTCTCACCTCCATTCCCGATATTTTGGCGAATGGCGGAGAGTGGTACGCTGGACTGGGTGTAGCCAAATCTTCCGGAACCAAGCTTTTTTCAATCTCCGGGCATGTCAACAAGCCCGGTGTGCACGAGGTTGAACTGGGCATTCCTTTGAAGACTCTGCTCAATGATTATGCAGGGGGCGTTCGAGGTGGGTGGGAAAATCTCAAGGGCGTGATTCCCGGTGGTTCTTCCACACCTATACTGACGGCGGATATCTGTGCTGAAGTGACCATGGACTACGATGGTTTGGCCAAAGCGGGTAGCATGATGGGTGCTGGATCGGTGATTGTGCTGGATAAATCGGTTTGCATCGTACGCGCCATTGCCAGGCTCTCCCGATTCTATCGCCACGAATCCTGTGGGCAATGTACACCTTGCCGGGAAGGTACCGGCTGGCTGGCCCAGACCATGGAACGAATTGAGTCGGGTCGAGGAACACATCAGGACATCGATCTTCTTTTGGATGTCTGTGTGAATATCCAGGGGAAAACGATCTGTGCCCTGGGAGATGCCGCTGCCATGCCGGTGGTTGGGGCCATCAAGGCCTTCCGGGACGAGTTCGTCCACCACGTCGAACACGGCCGCTGCATGGTGGGGTGA